One Panicum virgatum strain AP13 chromosome 9K, P.virgatum_v5, whole genome shotgun sequence genomic region harbors:
- the LOC120648744 gene encoding uncharacterized protein LOC120648744 isoform X2, whose amino-acid sequence MAGLLEALAPYLPKAAAAALAASSSTGRLLLDRAALGSAHTAHASAAMRAALRAADHAAAAQRAAEHAAACASRAATSRALRPQHGGASDPATLAPPRIASPAATHSGEDDYLCSSDALGSEAIAAVGFGVDLASPEFLLAPWDEILLPPWEPSEMSIRDMLRGDTAAAVRPGERYGQLYPPSCSPLPPHFASSSPLVVPTAAAARIAADISTCPDPSSLHDPIGASAARATLIAGSRVGYPWSSRHMPTGTAGFGEEVKPPGISRFERKQDLYAKTQEKVLEHVEKLAELSDQLKQKPSWGTFVVFGRKIDVLTILRFFGIWF is encoded by the exons ATGGCGGGGCTTCTAGAAGCCCTGGCCCCCTACCTGCCCAAGGCAGCGGCCGCTGcgctcgccgcctcctcctccacgggcCGCTTGTTGCTCGACCGCGCGGCCTTGGGCTCTGCGCACACCGCCCACGCGTCCGCTGCAATGCGCGCGGCTCTGCGCGCGGCCGACCACGCCGCGGCCGCTCAGCGCGCGGCCGAacacgccgccgcctgcgcgtcGAGGGCCGCCACCTCCCGCGCCCTTCGTCCTCAGCACGGGGGCGCGTCGGATCCCGCGACGCTTGCGCCACCGCGCATCGCCTCCCCCGCGGCGACCCATTCGGGCGAGGACGACTACTTGTGCTCCTCCGACGCGCTGGGCTCCGAGGCCATCGCGGCCGTGGGATTCGGTGTCGACTTGGCCTCCCCAGAATTTCTGCTGGCGCCGTGGGATGAGATTCTCCTTCCGCCATGGGAGCCCAGTGAGATGAGTATCCGAGACATGCTGCGCGGCGATACCGCGGCGGCTGTACGGCCGGGCGAGAGGTACGGCCAGCTCTACCCTCCGTCCTgctccccgctgccgccgcactTCGCTTCCTCCTCGCCGCTGGTGGTACCGACGGCCGCAGCCGCACGCATCGCAGCCGACATCAGCACCTGCCCCGACCCATCCTCGCTGCATGATCCGATTGGAGCTTCTGCTGCCCGTGCGACTCTCATCGCCGGGTCCCGCGTCGGCTACCCGTGGAGCTCCCGTCACATGCCTACAGGCACAGCAGGCTTCGGTGAAGAAGTCAAGCCCCCG GGCATTTCTCGGTTCGAGCGGAAGCAGGATTTGTATGCCAAGACCCAGGAGAAGGTACTAGAGCACGTGGAGAAACTTGCTGAGCTTTCAGACCAACTAAAACAGAAACCGTCTTGGGGAACTTTTGTTGTATTCGGGCGCAAGAT AGATGTCCTGACCATTCTAAGATTCTTCGGTATTTGGTTTTAG
- the LOC120648744 gene encoding uncharacterized protein LOC120648744 isoform X1 translates to MAGLLEALAPYLPKAAAAALAASSSTGRLLLDRAALGSAHTAHASAAMRAALRAADHAAAAQRAAEHAAACASRAATSRALRPQHGGASDPATLAPPRIASPAATHSGEDDYLCSSDALGSEAIAAVGFGVDLASPEFLLAPWDEILLPPWEPSEMSIRDMLRGDTAAAVRPGERYGQLYPPSCSPLPPHFASSSPLVVPTAAAARIAADISTCPDPSSLHDPIGASAARATLIAGSRVGYPWSSRHMPTGTAGFGEEVKPPDVRYVINLMNEMLLNSEEELMFRGAYQKRFGASLHFQIMEGISRFERKQDLYAKTQEKVLEHVEKLAELSDQLKQKPSWGTFVVFGRKIDVLTILRFFGIWF, encoded by the exons ATGGCGGGGCTTCTAGAAGCCCTGGCCCCCTACCTGCCCAAGGCAGCGGCCGCTGcgctcgccgcctcctcctccacgggcCGCTTGTTGCTCGACCGCGCGGCCTTGGGCTCTGCGCACACCGCCCACGCGTCCGCTGCAATGCGCGCGGCTCTGCGCGCGGCCGACCACGCCGCGGCCGCTCAGCGCGCGGCCGAacacgccgccgcctgcgcgtcGAGGGCCGCCACCTCCCGCGCCCTTCGTCCTCAGCACGGGGGCGCGTCGGATCCCGCGACGCTTGCGCCACCGCGCATCGCCTCCCCCGCGGCGACCCATTCGGGCGAGGACGACTACTTGTGCTCCTCCGACGCGCTGGGCTCCGAGGCCATCGCGGCCGTGGGATTCGGTGTCGACTTGGCCTCCCCAGAATTTCTGCTGGCGCCGTGGGATGAGATTCTCCTTCCGCCATGGGAGCCCAGTGAGATGAGTATCCGAGACATGCTGCGCGGCGATACCGCGGCGGCTGTACGGCCGGGCGAGAGGTACGGCCAGCTCTACCCTCCGTCCTgctccccgctgccgccgcactTCGCTTCCTCCTCGCCGCTGGTGGTACCGACGGCCGCAGCCGCACGCATCGCAGCCGACATCAGCACCTGCCCCGACCCATCCTCGCTGCATGATCCGATTGGAGCTTCTGCTGCCCGTGCGACTCTCATCGCCGGGTCCCGCGTCGGCTACCCGTGGAGCTCCCGTCACATGCCTACAGGCACAGCAGGCTTCGGTGAAGAAGTCAAGCCCCCG GATGTTCGTTATGTGATCAATTTGATGAATGAGATGCTATTAAACTCAGAGGAAGAGTTAATGTTCCGGGGAGCTTACCAAAAAAGATTTGGTGCATCCCTACATTTCCAAATCATGGAG GGCATTTCTCGGTTCGAGCGGAAGCAGGATTTGTATGCCAAGACCCAGGAGAAGGTACTAGAGCACGTGGAGAAACTTGCTGAGCTTTCAGACCAACTAAAACAGAAACCGTCTTGGGGAACTTTTGTTGTATTCGGGCGCAAGAT AGATGTCCTGACCATTCTAAGATTCTTCGGTATTTGGTTTTAG